From the genome of Verrucomicrobiia bacterium, one region includes:
- a CDS encoding PhoH family protein produces MKNYILDTNVLLHDPHSLLNFEENSVLIPIEVIEEIDRFKRESSELGQNARSVSRSLDELRQHGALSDGVPLPNGGRLKIVYEHKHNGNGNGNGNGEDAPKFSNDSVDNRILTLAYGIKKKSPKVPTILVSKDINLRIKADAIGLKAEDYETDRVYIKDLYTGMREIPMHPDKLANFRANGELEADGGKQYYPNEYCTLVDETNPKRTVLSRVDDSGARFIPILDCRDGVWGIKPRNREQHFAFDALLDDRIKLVTLMGKAGTGKTLMAMAAGLKRTVLDREFRRLVVARPTIAMGKELGFLPGSLDEKLAPWMQPIHDALEMLSDLNMGHDHRRSSDLMRSGTIVVEALSYIRGRSIANQFMIIDEAQNLTPLEVKTIVTRVGNGTKLVFTGDPYQIDNPYVDSSSNGFNYIVSKFRDQSLAAHIELQKGERSELAELAANIL; encoded by the coding sequence GTGAAAAACTACATCCTGGACACGAATGTCCTGCTCCACGATCCCCACAGCCTGCTCAATTTCGAGGAAAACTCCGTCCTCATTCCCATCGAGGTGATTGAGGAAATTGACCGCTTCAAGCGCGAGTCCTCCGAGCTGGGCCAGAACGCCCGGTCCGTTTCCCGTTCACTCGACGAACTCCGCCAGCACGGTGCCTTGAGCGACGGCGTCCCGCTGCCGAACGGCGGCCGGCTCAAAATCGTTTACGAGCACAAGCACAACGGGAACGGCAACGGCAATGGCAACGGCGAGGACGCGCCCAAGTTCAGCAACGATTCCGTGGACAACCGCATCCTGACGCTCGCCTACGGCATCAAGAAAAAGAGCCCCAAGGTGCCGACGATTCTGGTCTCGAAGGACATCAACCTGCGGATCAAGGCCGACGCCATCGGGCTGAAGGCCGAGGATTACGAGACCGACCGGGTTTACATCAAGGACCTCTACACCGGGATGCGCGAGATTCCGATGCATCCGGACAAGCTCGCGAACTTCCGCGCGAACGGCGAATTGGAGGCCGACGGCGGCAAGCAATATTACCCCAATGAGTATTGCACGCTCGTGGACGAAACGAACCCCAAACGCACGGTGCTCTCGCGCGTGGATGACTCCGGCGCCAGGTTCATTCCGATCCTCGACTGCCGCGACGGCGTGTGGGGCATCAAGCCGCGCAACCGCGAGCAGCACTTCGCGTTTGACGCGTTGCTCGACGACCGCATCAAGCTCGTCACGCTCATGGGCAAGGCCGGCACCGGCAAGACACTCATGGCGATGGCCGCCGGCTTGAAACGCACCGTGCTCGACCGCGAATTCCGCCGCCTGGTTGTCGCCCGCCCGACCATTGCGATGGGCAAGGAACTCGGCTTCCTGCCCGGTTCGCTCGATGAAAAGCTCGCGCCGTGGATGCAGCCCATTCACGACGCGCTGGAAATGTTGAGCGATTTGAACATGGGCCACGACCATCGCCGCAGCAGCGACCTGATGCGTTCCGGCACCATTGTCGTCGAGGCGCTGAGTTACATCCGCGGCCGCAGCATTGCGAACCAGTTCATGATCATCGACGAGGCGCAGAACCTGACGCCGCTGGAAGTGAAAACCATTGTCACCCGCGTGGGCAACGGCACCAAGCTCGTCTTTACCGGCGACCCCTATCAGATCGACAACCCCTACGTGGATTCGTCCTCGAACGGCTTCAACTACATCGTGAGCAAGTTCCGCGACCAGTCGCTGGCCGCGCACATCGAGCTGCAAAAGGGCGAGCGCTCCGAGCTGGCCGAACTCGCGGCGAACATTCTGTAG
- a CDS encoding slipin family protein, which yields MPQLIQQLMNLTFWLIPAIIIAAIVLPQMVRILREYERGVIFRLGKLLGAKGPGLIFLIPIVDRMVKMDLRVVTIDVAKQEVMTRDNVPVTVDAVVYFRVVDPMAAVVKVENFWKATALISQTTLRSVLGQAEMDELLAQREKINHTLQEIIDRQTDPWGVKVTAVEVKDVALPDSMKRAMAKQAEAERERRAKIVNAEGEFQAAEKMVQAAALISKEPIALQLRYLQTMREISSEHNTTTFLPIPVDLFAPFLKK from the coding sequence ATGCCCCAGCTCATCCAACAACTCATGAACCTCACGTTCTGGCTGATTCCGGCCATCATCATCGCCGCCATCGTGCTGCCGCAGATGGTCCGCATCCTGCGTGAATACGAGCGTGGCGTCATCTTTCGTCTCGGCAAACTGCTCGGCGCCAAAGGCCCCGGCCTCATCTTCCTCATCCCCATCGTGGACCGCATGGTCAAGATGGACCTCCGCGTCGTCACCATCGACGTGGCCAAGCAGGAAGTCATGACCCGCGACAACGTGCCCGTAACCGTGGACGCCGTAGTTTACTTTCGCGTCGTGGATCCAATGGCCGCCGTGGTGAAGGTGGAAAACTTCTGGAAGGCCACCGCGCTCATTTCGCAAACCACGCTCCGCAGCGTGCTCGGCCAGGCCGAGATGGACGAGCTGCTCGCCCAGCGCGAAAAAATCAACCACACGCTCCAGGAAATCATCGACCGCCAGACTGACCCGTGGGGAGTCAAGGTCACCGCGGTGGAGGTGAAGGATGTGGCGTTGCCCGACAGCATGAAGCGCGCAATGGCCAAGCAGGCCGAGGCTGAGCGCGAGCGCCGCGCCAAAATCGTGAATGCCGAGGGCGAGTTCCAGGCGGCGGAGAAAATGGTTCAAGCCGCCGCGCTGATCAGCAAGGAGCCCATCGCCCTCCAACTGCGCTACCTGCAAACCATGCGGGAAATCTCGAGCGAACATAACACAACGACTTTCCTGCCCATCCCGGTCGACCTCTTCGCCCCGTTTTTGAAGAAGTAG
- a CDS encoding nodulation protein NfeD, protein MTCRFLIALLMFVAGTRPGLAAQVGFIKIDGAIGPATASYIERATQVAGQSGDACLILQLDTPGGLLDSTKQIVQAFYASPVPVVVYVAPSGANAGSAGCFITLAADIAAMAPNTSIGAAHPVSIGGVPGGEEKTDDVMKEKLENFATSYIEAIAQKRGRNIEWAKASVKESASITAEKALELKVIDLIAKDVPDLLQQLDTRKVGDKVLHTAGASVVAIPMIARERVFQALWRPEVMFILMLVAIYGIIGELSNPGAILPGVVGAIAFILVLYMSSILPVNIAGLALIGLAVLLFVIDVFAPTHGVLTGGGIIAFFLGALMLFNRADPAFRLSLGYIIPGVVLTVAFFLFVVGKGLRAQSLPVRAGRETMIGQVIPALSRISRTEGKVFIEGEIWRAVSDDVIEKDVPVEVVSVEGLTLKVKRRT, encoded by the coding sequence ATGACATGCCGATTTCTTATCGCTCTCCTGATGTTCGTGGCGGGGACAAGGCCCGGGCTGGCCGCCCAGGTCGGGTTCATCAAGATTGATGGCGCCATCGGACCGGCCACCGCCAGCTACATTGAGCGCGCCACCCAGGTCGCCGGCCAGAGCGGCGATGCCTGCCTCATTCTCCAGCTCGACACCCCCGGCGGGTTGCTTGATTCCACCAAGCAAATCGTGCAGGCCTTCTACGCGTCGCCCGTGCCGGTCGTGGTTTACGTCGCCCCTTCGGGCGCGAATGCGGGCAGCGCCGGATGCTTCATCACCCTCGCGGCGGACATCGCGGCCATGGCTCCCAACACCAGCATCGGCGCGGCGCACCCGGTCTCCATCGGCGGCGTTCCGGGCGGCGAGGAAAAGACCGATGACGTGATGAAGGAGAAGCTGGAAAACTTTGCGACCAGCTACATCGAAGCCATCGCCCAGAAGCGCGGGCGCAACATCGAGTGGGCCAAAGCGTCTGTGAAGGAAAGCGCCTCCATCACCGCGGAAAAAGCGTTGGAACTGAAGGTTATTGATTTGATTGCCAAGGACGTGCCCGACCTGTTGCAGCAACTCGACACGCGCAAGGTGGGTGACAAGGTGCTGCACACCGCGGGTGCTTCGGTGGTGGCCATTCCCATGATTGCCCGCGAACGCGTCTTCCAGGCCCTCTGGCGGCCGGAAGTGATGTTCATTCTCATGCTCGTCGCCATCTACGGCATCATCGGCGAACTCAGCAATCCGGGCGCCATCCTGCCCGGGGTGGTGGGCGCCATCGCCTTCATCCTGGTCCTCTACATGTCGAGCATCCTGCCCGTCAACATTGCCGGGCTGGCGCTGATCGGCCTGGCCGTGCTGCTGTTCGTGATCGACGTGTTCGCGCCAACGCACGGCGTGTTGACCGGCGGCGGCATCATCGCCTTTTTCCTCGGCGCGCTGATGCTGTTCAACCGGGCCGACCCGGCCTTCCGGCTGTCACTCGGTTACATCATTCCCGGCGTGGTGCTGACGGTGGCGTTTTTCCTGTTCGTCGTCGGGAAGGGGCTGCGGGCGCAATCGCTGCCGGTGCGCGCGGGCCGGGAGACCATGATCGGCCAGGTCATCCCCGCGCTCTCCCGCATCAGCCGCACCGAAGGCAAGGTTTTCATCGAGGGCGAAATCTGGCGGGCCGTCAGCGACGACGTCATTGAAAAGGACGTCCCCGTTGAAGTGGTCTCCGTGGAGGGCCTGACGCTCAAGGTGAAACGCAGGACGTGA
- a CDS encoding NYN domain-containing protein, with amino-acid sequence MSLVRILVDGYSLLHNWPELAPGQARHSAPARDALVEKLTQYHDATGTPVSIFFDGSFARGAGPKPHSTAAVEVLFSSGGQTADDLIERAAHRFQPYGQVLVVTDDMAERETVIALGASAASCDNFIAMVQAALHELANDLKHHNRNERNRFNRRQ; translated from the coding sequence ATGTCGCTGGTGCGCATTCTGGTGGATGGCTACAGCCTGCTGCACAACTGGCCCGAACTGGCGCCGGGGCAGGCACGCCATTCCGCGCCCGCCCGCGACGCCCTGGTGGAGAAACTGACGCAGTATCACGATGCGACGGGCACGCCGGTGAGCATTTTCTTCGACGGCTCCTTCGCCCGCGGCGCAGGCCCCAAGCCGCATTCCACGGCGGCGGTGGAGGTGCTGTTCTCGAGCGGCGGCCAGACGGCGGATGACTTGATTGAACGCGCCGCCCACCGGTTTCAGCCCTACGGCCAAGTGCTGGTGGTGACGGACGACATGGCCGAACGCGAAACCGTAATTGCGCTGGGCGCCTCCGCCGCGAGCTGCGACAATTTCATCGCCATGGTGCAGGCGGCACTGCATGAACTCGCCAACGACCTCAAACATCACAATCGCAATGAGCGAAATCGCTTCAATCGACGGCAGTGA
- the serA gene encoding phosphoglycerate dehydrogenase: MKVLVCDPISPKGIALLQERPEFNVVVLPKKHTEAELLPLVADAAAIIVRSETEVTQNVLEAAPQLRVVGRAGVGVDNINVEAATARGVVVMNTPGGNTVTTAELTFAMLLNLARKVPQAHASMAGGKWDRKLFSGVEMAGKTLGVLGMGRIGGEVARRALAFGMKVVAYDPFLTEGRAQALGVELVSDLDGIYRVADFITVHMPVTEQTKGMLNAAAFAKMKPNVRIVNCARGEIIVENDLLAALDSGKVAAAALDVFRVEPLAADHPFRKHPALVLTPHLGASTKEAQEKCGIEVAEVIASYLLTGEVRNAVNLPYLDAKTYEQVKPYLTLGEKLGKMLGQITPSAVDRLHITYGGKAQELPNIDPITRAVLVGFLSCSDNKDINNVNVRSVAAAAGLTVEEKRSNEPVTFNEWLHVQAFNGTQKVGSTGGTFFGSPDNPRIVRVLSRPTEIVPSGVVLLLTNKDVPGIVGQLGTLLAKHKVNIAGMSLSRDTVGGHALTALNLDSVPPPALIQEIENDPNISNVQVVKL, translated from the coding sequence ATGAAAGTGTTGGTTTGCGACCCCATTTCGCCCAAGGGCATTGCCCTCCTTCAGGAACGCCCCGAATTCAATGTCGTGGTGCTGCCCAAGAAGCACACCGAAGCCGAGTTGCTGCCGCTCGTGGCGGACGCCGCGGCCATCATCGTGCGTTCCGAGACGGAAGTGACCCAGAACGTGCTCGAAGCCGCGCCGCAATTGCGCGTCGTCGGCCGGGCCGGCGTGGGCGTGGACAACATCAACGTGGAGGCCGCCACCGCGCGCGGGGTGGTCGTCATGAACACGCCTGGTGGCAATACGGTCACCACGGCGGAACTGACCTTCGCGATGCTGCTGAACCTGGCCCGCAAGGTGCCGCAGGCGCATGCCTCGATGGCCGGCGGCAAGTGGGATCGCAAATTGTTTTCCGGCGTTGAAATGGCCGGCAAGACGCTCGGCGTGCTCGGCATGGGCCGCATCGGCGGCGAAGTGGCCAGGCGCGCCCTCGCCTTCGGCATGAAGGTGGTGGCCTACGACCCGTTCCTGACCGAGGGCCGGGCCCAGGCGTTGGGCGTGGAACTGGTTTCCGACCTCGACGGCATCTATCGCGTGGCGGATTTCATCACTGTGCACATGCCGGTGACGGAGCAGACGAAGGGCATGTTGAACGCCGCCGCGTTCGCGAAGATGAAACCCAACGTGCGCATCGTGAACTGCGCCCGCGGTGAAATCATCGTGGAAAACGACCTGCTCGCCGCGCTGGATTCCGGCAAGGTCGCGGCCGCCGCGCTGGACGTCTTTCGCGTCGAGCCGCTGGCCGCCGATCATCCCTTTCGCAAGCATCCGGCGCTGGTTCTCACGCCGCATCTGGGCGCCAGCACGAAGGAGGCGCAGGAAAAGTGCGGCATCGAAGTCGCCGAAGTCATCGCCTCGTATCTCCTGACCGGCGAAGTCCGCAACGCGGTCAACCTGCCCTACCTCGACGCGAAGACTTACGAGCAGGTCAAGCCCTACCTCACGCTTGGCGAAAAGCTCGGCAAGATGCTGGGCCAGATCACGCCTTCGGCGGTGGACCGTTTGCACATCACCTACGGCGGCAAGGCGCAGGAACTGCCGAACATCGACCCCATCACGCGCGCGGTGCTGGTCGGTTTCCTGTCCTGCTCGGACAACAAGGACATCAACAACGTCAACGTGCGCAGCGTGGCGGCGGCGGCCGGCCTGACCGTGGAGGAAAAGCGGTCCAATGAGCCCGTCACTTTCAACGAATGGCTGCACGTGCAGGCCTTCAACGGCACCCAAAAAGTGGGTTCCACGGGTGGCACCTTCTTCGGTTCGCCCGACAATCCGCGCATTGTGCGCGTGCTCAGCCGGCCCACGGAAATTGTTCCTTCCGGCGTGGTGCTGCTGCTGACAAACAAGGACGTGCCGGGCATCGTCGGCCAGCTCGGCACCTTGCTTGCCAAGCACAAGGTCAACATCGCCGGCATGAGCCTCTCCCGTGACACCGTGGGTGGCCATGCGCTGACGGCCCTGAATCTCGACAGCGTGCCGCCGCCGGCCTTGATCCAGGAAATCGAAAACGATCCGAACATCTCCAACGTCCAAGTGGTCAAACTCTAG